The following coding sequences are from one Paenarthrobacter ureafaciens window:
- a CDS encoding (2Fe-2S)-binding protein codes for MQAPQRLYPLNLTVNGTEVNAQVPARRRLVDFIREDLELTGTKVGCEVGFCGVCSVMLDGEPVAACHMLALQAQGRTVTTIEELSARPACSRLQEAFKEEGGFQCGFCTSGQLVMGTALLEKHDVCQMETADIALEMAGTSCRCTGYYGIHRALRKAAQ; via the coding sequence ATGCAGGCTCCGCAGCGGCTCTACCCATTGAACCTGACCGTCAACGGCACCGAGGTCAACGCCCAGGTGCCTGCCAGGCGTCGGCTGGTGGACTTCATCCGGGAGGACCTGGAACTGACCGGCACCAAGGTTGGTTGCGAGGTTGGCTTCTGCGGAGTCTGCTCCGTCATGCTCGACGGCGAACCGGTGGCCGCCTGCCACATGCTGGCGCTGCAGGCCCAAGGCCGCACGGTGACCACCATCGAAGAACTGTCGGCCCGCCCGGCCTGCTCCCGCCTGCAGGAAGCCTTCAAAGAGGAAGGCGGATTCCAGTGCGGCTTCTGTACCTCGGGCCAGCTGGTCATGGGCACCGCGCTCCTGGAGAAACACGATGTCTGCCAGATGGAGACGGCGGACATCGCCCTTGAAATGGCCGGTACATCCTGCCGTTGCACCGGCTACTACGGTATCCACCGTGCTCTTCGAAAGGCCGCACAATGA
- a CDS encoding FAD binding domain-containing protein, translated as MSTTYATPDTIAEACGLLEAPGAYALAGGVAFTMALTKGQIDPASIVSLASIDGLRGVTAAPAGGFSIGALSTHGQLLRDERIAAHEPQLREMFADVGNVRVRAVGTLGGNLAYADPRHDPAPLLGALGAEVVLESSAGRRTVPVADFATGSFATVLKPGELLCSVNVPARPVGTRIGWCKLQTNSLDDYATLSLAVGFEASNGRITRPRILVGAADTHVHTQRAAGLLEGADIDANGRVAPELIEEVADVLAADIRPCSNHRGSAMYKRDLVRVALNRAMMRTATPARAESCAL; from the coding sequence ATGAGCACCACCTATGCCACACCGGACACCATCGCCGAGGCCTGCGGACTCCTGGAAGCACCCGGCGCCTACGCATTGGCCGGCGGCGTTGCCTTCACCATGGCGTTGACAAAGGGACAAATCGACCCCGCATCGATCGTTTCCCTGGCAAGCATCGACGGGCTGCGCGGGGTTACCGCCGCGCCTGCCGGGGGCTTCTCCATCGGGGCGTTGTCAACGCACGGGCAACTGCTCCGCGACGAACGGATTGCCGCCCATGAGCCGCAACTGCGGGAGATGTTCGCCGACGTCGGAAACGTCCGTGTGCGGGCAGTTGGCACCTTGGGCGGCAACCTGGCTTACGCGGATCCGCGGCACGATCCGGCGCCGCTGCTGGGGGCCCTGGGCGCGGAGGTAGTGCTCGAGTCGAGCGCCGGCAGGCGGACGGTTCCGGTTGCGGACTTCGCCACGGGATCCTTCGCCACCGTCCTGAAACCGGGTGAACTGCTCTGCAGCGTCAACGTCCCGGCGCGCCCGGTCGGGACCCGCATCGGGTGGTGCAAGCTTCAAACCAACTCCCTTGACGACTACGCCACGCTCTCGCTCGCAGTAGGTTTCGAGGCAAGCAACGGCCGCATCACCCGGCCGCGCATCCTGGTGGGTGCCGCGGACACCCACGTCCACACGCAACGGGCGGCCGGCCTGCTGGAGGGCGCTGACATCGACGCAAACGGCCGGGTGGCACCCGAACTGATCGAAGAAGTAGCTGATGTCCTCGCCGCGGACATCAGGCCTTGCTCAAACCACCGCGGCAGCGCCATGTACAAGCGGGACCTCGTAAGGGTTGCCCTGAACCGGGCCATGATGCGAACCGCGACGCCCGCCCGCGCCGAAAGCTGCGCCCTATGA
- a CDS encoding xanthine dehydrogenase family protein molybdopterin-binding subunit: MSGAEYTGRAPEGHGTSDAHERVTGRALFAQDIPADALHMAVLRSPYPHADILGIDTSKAIAVPGVRAVLHAGDIGERRFGRFTRDYPVFAVHKVVFAGQPVAAVAADDLETARRAAGLISVEYAERAPLLSPEESLSETAEAIHPAYAEYLNAVPVRSHHNVQGEDARVIGDPEAAFAECDEVFENTFTWQRSSSAPMETHGALVDASGDRVIVHASHKEPYKLRRDLAALAGRPEEDFEIRPVKIGGDFGSKGNPFVEAICYFLSARTGRPVRGRLSFAETLGATGGRHAGSLTLRTGLADGRIHAHQSRFVLDGGAFVAPKPMPKGILPMLGLPLGAYDVGHLDESAIGAYTTTLPGSHVRSPGEFQTIFASESHLEMIARQRGEDPLEFKGRHARLGISRKLLEKVRCESALWKRGGEVDGHTVIGTGYSLFHRSAGPGDSTVRLTANGHRVVLELAVPDQGAGSFETFGKLVATRLGLESSHLEVKGRGTDSGLVDLGAGASRVTVVVGRACDDAAAKLLDALQVSTPSPVQDTRYWIADALESLGAAEVVVEGQGSVGRDEVEGLGHAHGALAVQVAVEPDTGIIRARRAVLAVNVGPVLNPVGLRGQLEGGFVYGLSQTLFEDLRPQDGRIELDSFNDYKIASGVDVPELALYFVDQSELPVHGLTGVRAVGELVNIGVPAAVANAIDDAVGVRLTTLPLSAERVLDGIRKKASLAVASR, encoded by the coding sequence ATGAGCGGCGCTGAGTACACCGGCCGCGCGCCGGAGGGGCACGGCACGTCGGACGCGCATGAGCGCGTCACGGGCCGCGCGCTCTTCGCCCAGGACATCCCGGCGGATGCACTTCACATGGCTGTCCTGCGCTCTCCGTATCCGCACGCGGACATCCTGGGCATCGACACGTCCAAAGCGATCGCCGTTCCCGGTGTCCGGGCTGTACTCCACGCCGGAGACATCGGCGAGCGACGCTTTGGCCGGTTCACCCGGGACTATCCGGTGTTCGCCGTCCACAAGGTGGTCTTCGCCGGGCAGCCGGTGGCCGCCGTCGCAGCTGATGACCTGGAAACCGCCAGGCGGGCAGCAGGACTCATCTCGGTGGAATACGCAGAGCGTGCTCCGCTGCTGAGCCCGGAGGAATCGTTGTCCGAAACGGCCGAGGCGATCCATCCCGCCTACGCGGAGTACCTCAACGCTGTTCCCGTCCGCAGCCACCACAACGTCCAGGGCGAAGACGCCCGCGTCATCGGCGATCCTGAGGCTGCGTTCGCCGAGTGCGACGAGGTCTTCGAGAACACCTTCACATGGCAGCGCAGTTCCTCGGCTCCCATGGAGACCCATGGCGCGTTGGTGGACGCGAGCGGCGACCGGGTGATCGTGCACGCTTCGCACAAGGAGCCCTACAAGTTGCGGCGGGACCTCGCGGCGCTTGCCGGCAGGCCGGAGGAGGACTTCGAGATCCGACCGGTGAAGATCGGGGGAGACTTCGGTTCCAAGGGCAACCCGTTCGTGGAAGCCATCTGTTACTTCCTGTCCGCCCGCACCGGCCGCCCTGTCCGGGGTCGTCTGTCCTTCGCCGAGACCCTCGGGGCCACCGGGGGCCGCCACGCCGGCTCACTGACACTGCGTACCGGCCTGGCCGACGGCCGCATCCACGCCCACCAATCGCGTTTCGTCCTCGACGGCGGCGCTTTCGTAGCGCCGAAGCCGATGCCCAAGGGCATCCTCCCCATGCTGGGGTTGCCGCTGGGCGCTTACGACGTCGGACACCTGGACGAAAGTGCCATCGGCGCGTACACCACGACGCTTCCCGGATCGCATGTCCGCTCCCCGGGGGAATTCCAGACGATCTTCGCTTCCGAGTCCCACTTGGAGATGATCGCCCGGCAACGCGGCGAAGATCCTTTGGAGTTCAAGGGACGCCATGCACGGCTGGGCATCTCCAGGAAACTCCTTGAAAAGGTCCGCTGCGAGTCAGCCCTGTGGAAGCGGGGCGGCGAAGTGGACGGCCACACGGTGATCGGGACGGGATACTCGCTCTTCCATCGCAGTGCGGGCCCTGGTGACTCTACTGTCCGGCTCACGGCCAACGGCCACCGCGTGGTGCTGGAACTTGCCGTTCCGGACCAGGGCGCGGGCAGTTTCGAAACGTTCGGCAAGCTCGTGGCCACCCGCCTTGGCCTGGAAAGCTCGCACCTGGAGGTCAAGGGGCGGGGGACTGACAGCGGGCTGGTCGACCTGGGCGCCGGCGCAAGCCGCGTGACCGTCGTCGTCGGACGAGCCTGTGACGACGCCGCCGCCAAGCTGCTCGACGCGCTTCAGGTGAGTACGCCGTCGCCGGTCCAGGACACCCGTTATTGGATCGCCGACGCACTGGAGTCCCTGGGCGCCGCGGAAGTCGTGGTGGAAGGCCAGGGTTCCGTGGGCCGCGACGAAGTGGAGGGGCTGGGACATGCGCATGGCGCGTTGGCGGTCCAGGTCGCCGTCGAACCCGACACGGGAATCATCCGTGCGCGGCGAGCGGTGCTCGCGGTCAACGTGGGGCCGGTGCTGAACCCGGTGGGGCTGCGCGGCCAATTGGAAGGCGGTTTCGTCTACGGGCTGAGCCAGACGCTTTTCGAGGATCTCCGCCCGCAGGACGGCCGCATCGAGCTGGACTCGTTCAATGACTACAAGATCGCCTCCGGCGTGGACGTCCCCGAGCTCGCCTTGTACTTCGTGGACCAAAGCGAGCTTCCGGTGCACGGACTCACCGGCGTCCGGGCCGTAGGGGAACTCGTCAACATCGGAGTACCCGCCGCCGTGGCCAACGCCATTGACGACGCCGTGGGAGTGCGATTGACAACGCTTCCGTTGAGTGCCGAACGGGTTCTTGACGGCATCAGGAAAAAGGCTTCCCTGGCTGTGGCATCGCGCTAG
- a CDS encoding enoyl-CoA hydratase/isomerase family protein gives MEKFVNHRIEDGVGYLTLADPARRNAMTQDIVDQAIAALDEFAAAGIKVGVLDAQGPVFCAGGDLKAKRIPGVPPAGVRLIQAFEDSPLIWFAAVEGPALGAALHLLSTCPRVIMSSSAWLSIPEFLHGRFPRPIVAALAEIIGPRKALRLAMTGERVPAQQALDLGLIEAVVDPGTALETATREAQALAQINVEALENGRRSWTSRLETRTA, from the coding sequence ATGGAAAAGTTCGTCAACCACCGCATCGAAGACGGCGTCGGCTACCTCACGCTGGCAGACCCCGCCCGCCGCAACGCCATGACTCAGGACATCGTCGACCAAGCCATCGCAGCACTCGACGAGTTCGCCGCGGCCGGCATCAAGGTGGGCGTCCTCGACGCCCAAGGCCCGGTGTTCTGCGCCGGCGGAGACCTGAAAGCCAAGCGCATCCCCGGCGTCCCGCCGGCAGGGGTCCGCCTCATCCAGGCCTTCGAGGATTCACCGCTCATCTGGTTCGCCGCCGTCGAAGGTCCCGCTTTGGGTGCGGCGCTGCACCTGCTGAGCACCTGCCCCAGGGTCATCATGTCCAGCTCGGCCTGGCTCTCCATCCCCGAGTTCCTGCACGGACGGTTCCCGCGGCCCATCGTCGCGGCGCTTGCCGAAATCATCGGGCCACGCAAGGCACTGCGCCTGGCCATGACCGGTGAACGCGTTCCGGCCCAGCAGGCACTGGACCTTGGGCTCATCGAAGCGGTCGTCGATCCCGGCACCGCACTGGAGACCGCAACGCGGGAAGCCCAGGCACTGGCACAGATCAACGTCGAGGCACTGGAGAACGGCCGCCGTTCCTGGACCTCGCGACTGGAAACCAGGACGGCGTGA